In Dehalococcoidia bacterium, one DNA window encodes the following:
- a CDS encoding CoA transferase, giving the protein MNKESPPLAGVRVLDFTWVWAGPYATMLLAMLGAEIIKIESEGRMDIMRRVVVWPLYEPYPREVPLNQGMSFNSINMNKLGITINLERAEGVELVRRLAAISDVVIDNMRAGTMDKIGLGYEDLRRVNPRIVMLSSSARGATGPEAQYAGYATVHHAVGGAAHITGYPDGPPSTTLGDVDLMNATTAAFAIVAALQHREQTGEGQFIDFSQCEGVSSLIGEVLLDYEMNGRSPGRMGNADTFLAPHNVYRCWGVDRWVAIAVETDEEFRALARVIGQPELADDPRFATMAARKANEAELDAIISKWTRIRERDLVANTLASAGIAAAPSRNAEELAHDPHLRARGAFVTVDHPEVGEREFVGAPWQMSGARVEPRAAPLLGQHNRDVFCDILRMDEGEFVRLQEEGVIW; this is encoded by the coding sequence ATGAACAAAGAGTCCCCGCCTCTGGCCGGCGTCCGCGTCCTGGATTTCACCTGGGTCTGGGCGGGCCCCTACGCCACGATGCTCCTGGCCATGCTCGGCGCGGAAATAATCAAGATCGAGAGTGAGGGGCGGATGGACATCATGCGCCGGGTCGTGGTGTGGCCGCTGTACGAGCCGTACCCGCGGGAAGTCCCCCTCAATCAAGGGATGTCATTCAATTCGATCAACATGAACAAGCTGGGGATAACCATTAATCTGGAGCGCGCGGAAGGCGTGGAGCTTGTCAGGCGGCTGGCGGCCATCAGCGACGTGGTGATCGACAACATGCGCGCGGGCACGATGGACAAGATCGGCCTGGGGTACGAGGACCTGCGGCGCGTCAATCCCCGGATCGTCATGCTGTCGTCGAGCGCCCGTGGGGCTACCGGCCCCGAGGCGCAATACGCGGGCTACGCGACGGTCCACCATGCGGTGGGCGGCGCGGCTCACATAACGGGTTACCCCGACGGCCCGCCCAGCACTACGCTCGGCGACGTCGACCTGATGAACGCCACTACCGCCGCATTCGCAATCGTCGCCGCCCTGCAGCACCGGGAGCAGACCGGCGAGGGGCAGTTCATCGATTTTTCGCAGTGCGAGGGCGTCTCCTCGCTGATCGGCGAGGTGCTGCTTGACTATGAGATGAACGGTCGCAGCCCCGGCCGCATGGGAAACGCCGACACGTTCCTTGCGCCGCACAACGTGTATCGCTGCTGGGGCGTCGACCGTTGGGTGGCGATCGCCGTTGAGACCGATGAAGAGTTCCGGGCCCTCGCCCGGGTGATTGGTCAGCCTGAACTGGCCGATGACCCCCGGTTCGCTACCATGGCCGCCCGCAAGGCGAACGAGGCCGAGCTCGACGCCATCATCTCAAAGTGGACGCGGATCCGCGAGCGCGACCTGGTTGCAAACACCCTGGCCTCCGCAGGGATCGCTGCCGCTCCCTCGCGCAACGCCGAAGAGCTGGCCCATGACCCGCACCTTCGTGCGCGTGGCGCCTTCGTCACCGTGGATCATCCGGAGGTCGGCGAGCGCGAGTTCGTTGGCGCGCCATGGCAGATGTCGGGGGCGCGGGTGGAGCCGCGGGCCGCGCCACTGCTGGGCCAGCACAACAGGGACGTCTTCTGCGACATCCTGAGGATGGACGAAGGGGAGTTTGTCCGCCTCCAGGAAGAGGGCGTGATATGGTAA